In Methanococcus maripaludis, a single window of DNA contains:
- a CDS encoding class I SAM-dependent methyltransferase, whose product MSENRKKFDKKGANNMDEISKTLFAPIYPVIAENIINRFKITNGTCVDIGSGPGALSIALAKQTDLSIIALDFSKHMNEIASKNIEDANLNDRIQIVQGDVHNIPIDNDYADLIVSRGSVFFWNDIATSFREIYRILKPGGKTYIGGGFGNKELRDSISAEMIRKNPDWKEFNRKNISQENVERFQNVLDEIGIQSYEIILEDEGFWIIISKTGRGEI is encoded by the coding sequence ATGTCTGAAAACAGGAAAAAATTCGACAAAAAAGGTGCCAATAACATGGATGAGATTTCAAAAACACTATTTGCACCAATATACCCTGTGATCGCAGAAAATATTATTAACCGTTTTAAAATAACCAACGGCACCTGCGTAGACATTGGAAGTGGTCCCGGAGCGCTATCAATTGCGTTAGCAAAGCAGACCGATCTTTCGATAATAGCTTTGGACTTTTCTAAACACATGAACGAAATAGCCTCGAAAAATATTGAAGATGCTAACCTAAACGATCGAATCCAAATTGTTCAAGGGGATGTACACAATATCCCAATTGATAACGATTATGCGGATTTAATCGTTAGCAGAGGTTCAGTATTCTTTTGGAATGATATTGCCACATCATTTAGAGAAATTTATCGAATTCTCAAGCCAGGTGGAAAAACTTACATTGGTGGAGGATTTGGCAACAAAGAATTGCGTGATTCAATTTCAGCCGAGATGATACGCAAAAACCCAGATTGGAAAGAATTCAACCGAAAAAACATATCCCAAGAGAACGTTGAACGGTTCCAAAATGTGCTTGATGAAATAGGTATTCAATCTTACGAAATTATCCTTGAAGACGAAGGATTCTGGATTATAATCTCAAAAACCGGTCGAGGGGAGATCTAA
- a CDS encoding radical SAM protein: MKCTVCEIGCDIPEGRYGRCNMYTNQNSKIIERFPESYLTVLPITIETMPMVHFAPKNKFLQVNTVGCNFKCQGCISETLTSNVDALAGALTKASAADIVHRAKTEECQGIVFCLNDPAASYYTFLALAKETKSANLWVGCSTNGYFTEKALTTIIPYLDFVNIGLKGSSDARYKECGAKSAAPVFRNIRMLHEAGIHVETSAMYINGNDEEILKAAKEVASVSKDIPLQVMRFVPFGEAKPELEPTINKSEQIVGQLRSILNYVYLFNSPGTEYLTTACPICGNEIIKREFYGPMGCRTTDSCENGKCSCGWLAPVKGPINSEQFTEYGMLGGYRTTRAIEMAHAILITLGIRDNEELGEILGDIIKEDFIRGLHDRIQQINSWIGLINDLAMRTGREKEGSELITFIQERVDKISEGSKLVKSRPSVYYSMGYPLFALNAERFETNLVESVGGICVNKSLTRKGKPGVNISVNEINELGPDIMFISGFLSSPASDYIQYCSRHGIDNKAVQMGNIFNVPAGWDFGSPRWILGFMFLANAIHPEIFSFDLETEQKEFYKRFYGIDAENVVTNRDFSRPALTTPKEI; the protein is encoded by the coding sequence ATGAAATGTACAGTATGTGAAATCGGGTGTGATATCCCAGAAGGGCGTTACGGTCGATGTAATATGTATACAAATCAAAACAGTAAGATAATCGAGAGGTTTCCTGAATCTTACCTTACAGTACTCCCCATTACAATTGAAACGATGCCCATGGTTCATTTTGCACCAAAAAATAAATTTTTACAGGTGAACACTGTTGGATGTAACTTTAAGTGTCAAGGATGTATCTCAGAAACTTTAACTTCAAATGTTGATGCATTAGCTGGTGCCCTCACTAAAGCTTCAGCCGCAGATATCGTACATCGTGCAAAAACTGAAGAATGCCAAGGTATTGTTTTTTGTCTTAATGATCCTGCTGCATCATATTATACATTTTTAGCCCTGGCAAAAGAAACGAAATCGGCTAATCTTTGGGTTGGATGTTCAACAAACGGTTATTTCACTGAAAAAGCCCTCACCACAATAATCCCATATCTTGATTTTGTCAATATTGGCTTGAAAGGTTCATCAGATGCACGTTATAAAGAATGCGGTGCAAAATCTGCAGCTCCCGTGTTTCGAAATATTCGCATGCTTCACGAAGCAGGAATACACGTGGAAACCTCTGCAATGTATATAAATGGCAATGATGAAGAGATATTAAAAGCCGCAAAGGAAGTGGCATCTGTTTCAAAAGATATACCATTACAGGTGATGCGTTTTGTACCTTTTGGAGAAGCAAAACCTGAACTAGAACCCACCATAAATAAATCCGAACAAATTGTAGGCCAGTTACGCTCCATTCTAAACTACGTCTACCTTTTTAATTCACCAGGAACTGAATATTTAACAACTGCCTGCCCAATCTGTGGGAATGAAATCATTAAACGTGAATTCTACGGGCCTATGGGATGCCGCACAACTGATTCTTGCGAAAACGGTAAGTGTTCCTGTGGATGGCTGGCGCCAGTAAAAGGGCCCATCAATAGTGAACAGTTTACTGAATACGGTATGCTTGGAGGATACCGGACTACACGTGCTATTGAAATGGCCCATGCCATTCTGATCACACTCGGAATCCGGGATAATGAAGAACTTGGAGAGATTCTTGGGGATATCATTAAAGAAGACTTCATTCGAGGGTTGCATGACCGTATTCAACAGATCAATTCTTGGATCGGACTTATCAACGATCTCGCTATGCGAACTGGGCGGGAAAAAGAAGGTAGTGAACTTATCACATTCATTCAAGAGCGTGTTGATAAGATATCTGAAGGTAGCAAACTGGTAAAATCACGTCCTTCTGTTTACTATTCAATGGGTTATCCATTATTTGCTTTGAATGCCGAGCGATTCGAAACCAATCTTGTAGAATCTGTTGGAGGCATTTGCGTTAATAAAAGTCTTACACGCAAAGGTAAACCTGGTGTTAATATCTCGGTAAATGAAATAAATGAACTCGGCCCTGATATAATGTTTATATCAGGATTTCTCTCTTCACCGGCTTCTGACTATATTCAATACTGTAGCAGGCACGGAATAGATAATAAAGCCGTTCAGATGGGAAATATATTTAATGTGCCTGCAGGGTGGGATTTTGGAAGTCCCAGGTGGATACTCGGATTCATGTTCCTTGCAAACGCCATTCATCCAGAAATATTCTCTTTCGACTTGGAAACTGAACAAAAAGAGTTCTATAAACGTTTTTATGGCATTGATGCAGAGAACGTTGTTACAAACCGTGACTTTTCAAGACCGGCATTAACTACCCCAAAAGAAATATAA
- a CDS encoding molybdenum cofactor guanylyltransferase, producing MISAIILSGGKAERMGGEKSFRKSGNKYLIENIADMLLDMEIPFVTVFRNPRFMEKSESEIEKQLYYYKKYHQTITWDFVPEMGPLIGMLSGMLNTTSQWVFLVPCDMPFITEESIVNILDCIKEAELNGNDCIVPKHKNGFIEPLFSLYHISSVNVLGTIVEEMLEKNRSFPIRRLIDELNPLYVDAEKIDESCNIFINLNTLAELENACFDR from the coding sequence ATGATATCAGCGATTATATTATCTGGCGGAAAAGCAGAACGTATGGGTGGCGAAAAATCCTTTAGAAAGTCTGGCAATAAATATTTGATAGAAAATATTGCGGATATGCTATTGGATATGGAGATTCCATTTGTTACAGTATTTAGAAACCCTAGATTTATGGAAAAATCTGAAAGCGAAATTGAAAAACAGCTTTATTATTATAAAAAGTACCATCAAACGATTACTTGGGATTTTGTCCCAGAAATGGGTCCATTGATTGGAATGCTTTCTGGAATGTTAAATACTACTTCACAGTGGGTTTTTTTGGTTCCATGTGACATGCCGTTTATTACCGAAGAATCTATCGTAAACATACTTGACTGCATAAAAGAAGCAGAATTAAATGGGAATGATTGTATAGTTCCAAAACATAAAAATGGGTTCATTGAGCCACTTTTTTCACTATATCACATTTCATCCGTAAATGTACTTGGAACAATCGTCGAAGAAATGCTTGAAAAGAATAGATCATTTCCTATAAGGCGTTTGATAGATGAATTGAATCCATTGTACGTGGATGCTGAAAAAATCGATGAATCATGCAATATATTTATAAACCTAAATACATTGGCAGAACTTGAAAATGCATGCTTTGATAGATGA
- a CDS encoding peptidylprolyl isomerase, with protein MEKGKLVKISYDGYVEENLFDTTNEETAKEQGIFNPNMVYGTVTVSAGEKMLIPGLDNAIMEMNVGEERELDLAAEEAFGKRDPSQVKIVPMKEFKKHNVNPIPGMPVNIDNKIGKVVSANGGRILVDFNHELAGKALKYKLKIEELVEAPEAIALEVAKLFIPRISEENLKITIDGENVTLDLPENTAFMQNLQMVKMGIANELIKRLEAKKVSFIDNFVKKTE; from the coding sequence ATGGAAAAAGGAAAACTCGTAAAAATTTCATACGACGGATATGTTGAAGAAAACTTGTTTGATACAACAAACGAAGAAACAGCTAAAGAACAAGGAATTTTCAATCCAAACATGGTTTACGGTACAGTTACCGTATCCGCTGGCGAAAAAATGTTAATCCCTGGACTCGACAACGCTATAATGGAAATGAACGTTGGAGAAGAAAGAGAACTTGATTTAGCTGCTGAAGAAGCTTTTGGTAAAAGAGACCCTTCACAAGTAAAAATCGTTCCAATGAAAGAATTCAAAAAACACAACGTAAACCCAATCCCAGGAATGCCTGTAAACATAGACAACAAAATCGGAAAAGTTGTTAGCGCAAACGGTGGAAGAATATTGGTTGACTTCAACCACGAACTTGCAGGAAAAGCTTTAAAATACAAATTAAAAATCGAAGAACTTGTAGAAGCTCCTGAAGCTATTGCTTTAGAAGTTGCAAAATTATTCATTCCAAGAATTTCAGAAGAAAACTTAAAAATAACCATTGACGGCGAAAACGTAACATTGGACCTCCCTGAAAACACGGCATTCATGCAAAACCTCCAAATGGTTAAAATGGGAATTGCAAACGAATTAATCAAAAGATTAGAAGCTAAAAAAGTTTCATTCATTGACAACTTCGTTAAAAAAACAGAATAA
- the moaA gene encoding GTP 3',8-cyclase MoaA, whose protein sequence is MEDRYGREIRSFRLSITPKCNLKCFYCHKEGRNEEHGKLMSADEIGKIVKSSLEFGVRKIKISGGEPLLRTDLPEIIENIKDDQIKDISLTTNGILLEKYAQKLKDAGLDRVNVSLDTLDPEQYKQITAGGNIESVKKGIEKAIEVGLTPLKVNFLAMDCTINQLPAIMDYCRKIGAILQVIEFIPMEEELKHHHIDVVPIEEEIGKKADQVFTRKFMQNRKKYIVDGLEVEFVRPMDNTEFCGHCTRIRLTYDGYLKPCLLRDDNLVDVANPLRNGEDIRKYFIKCIEEREPFCKAQ, encoded by the coding sequence ATGGAAGACCGATATGGAAGAGAAATCCGTTCTTTTAGACTTTCGATAACTCCAAAATGTAATTTAAAATGCTTTTACTGCCATAAAGAAGGTAGAAATGAGGAGCACGGCAAATTAATGAGTGCTGATGAAATTGGAAAAATTGTAAAATCTTCATTAGAATTTGGAGTTAGAAAAATTAAGATTTCTGGTGGAGAACCACTTTTAAGAACTGATTTACCAGAAATTATTGAAAATATTAAAGATGACCAGATTAAAGATATTTCACTAACTACAAATGGGATATTGCTTGAAAAATATGCACAAAAATTAAAAGATGCCGGACTTGATAGAGTAAACGTGAGTTTAGATACGCTAGATCCTGAACAGTACAAACAAATTACTGCTGGCGGAAACATTGAAAGCGTAAAAAAAGGAATTGAAAAAGCTATCGAAGTCGGTTTAACACCATTGAAAGTTAATTTTTTGGCAATGGACTGTACAATAAACCAACTTCCAGCTATCATGGATTACTGCAGAAAAATTGGTGCAATACTTCAGGTAATTGAATTTATTCCAATGGAAGAGGAGTTAAAACATCACCACATAGATGTCGTTCCAATTGAAGAAGAAATTGGGAAAAAAGCAGATCAGGTATTTACGAGAAAATTCATGCAAAATCGGAAAAAATATATTGTTGATGGATTAGAAGTTGAATTTGTTCGGCCAATGGACAATACCGAATTTTGCGGACACTGTACAAGAATAAGACTTACTTACGATGGTTATTTAAAACCTTGTCTTTTAAGAGACGATAATTTAGTGGATGTCGCAAATCCGCTTAGAAATGGAGAAGATATTAGAAAATACTTCATAAAATGTATCGAAGAAAGAGAACCTTTCTGTAAAGCTCAGTGA
- a CDS encoding cupin domain-containing protein, whose translation MKTAEYFIKKLGLEKHPEGGFYKRIYQSDEVISKDKLPERYNSDRFYSTSIYYLLNGNDVSKFHRLKSDEIWHYYFGSPAIIHIIDDLGNYSLKKLGPNLEKSENFQVIIPKNSCFAAEVVEKNSFVIVGCTVSPGFDFEDFRLASKDELLKKYSEHVNLIKKFSD comes from the coding sequence ATGAAAACTGCAGAATATTTCATTAAAAAGCTTGGTTTAGAAAAACATCCTGAAGGGGGCTTTTATAAACGGATATATCAATCTGACGAAGTAATTTCAAAAGATAAGTTGCCAGAACGATACAATTCAGACCGGTTCTATTCTACTTCGATATATTATCTTTTAAATGGAAATGATGTTTCAAAATTCCATCGTTTAAAATCTGATGAAATATGGCATTACTATTTTGGAAGTCCTGCGATTATTCATATTATTGATGATCTTGGAAATTATTCTTTAAAAAAATTAGGGCCCAATCTCGAAAAAAGTGAAAATTTTCAGGTGATTATCCCTAAAAATTCATGTTTTGCTGCAGAAGTTGTTGAAAAAAATTCTTTTGTAATTGTTGGATGTACTGTATCCCCGGGTTTTGATTTTGAAGATTTCAGACTTGCTTCAAAAGATGAACTATTAAAAAAATATTCTGAGCATGTTAATTTAATTAAAAAATTCTCTGATTAA
- a CDS encoding S-layer protein: MKSVLKKIGCILFGSTLLSTSFMAVYALEKYGNVNDFLDDDLVKNGNPDVYIVVGENSAALDVTSANQISAKIGTLTYSEIVIEEESTVEYQIIGKSESINLLDGTDKLDSTGTEKSWILVTAADDSYSNYFNNDEGNSFSYSGFSEADQTKSLGEFGYLLELDDMDPENHFESDDDATEIIFTRIIDSNKNVNSQTFDIGKDMVYASIIYPNQVSAFKLSKELKEGYEIPFLGDRYRIVKIDENEGIIYLGTPSYDGTIEQNEYISLGEYQVVLGEILESEDKYSVQISVLRNGKIIKEHTEILSSDKSFSFIAGGIGVTVHDVWLNSAADTGYADITICKSILELELGEEYIDDWEVRTVNNNGGTIDFLKTYEDSAVGIALVYTGSDVERIKDGDKLEIADYVKLVFDDEDDLDKMIAQYKAERTVTTGSTGGTVITQSGKVPEVILDIEIELDEADKNLILIGGPVANKLTEELQNDGKINIDNESPATAILVEGAANGNDVLVVAGGDRYSTESAVLSIINLI; encoded by the coding sequence TTGAAATCGGTTCTAAAAAAAATAGGATGTATCCTATTTGGAAGTACACTATTATCTACGTCCTTTATGGCAGTTTATGCCCTCGAAAAATACGGGAATGTAAATGACTTTTTAGATGATGATTTGGTAAAGAACGGAAACCCCGACGTTTATATCGTAGTTGGAGAAAATTCTGCTGCACTGGATGTAACTTCAGCAAATCAAATCTCTGCAAAAATTGGAACTCTTACTTACTCTGAAATAGTTATTGAAGAGGAATCTACCGTAGAATACCAAATTATTGGGAAATCTGAAAGTATTAATTTACTGGATGGGACTGACAAATTAGATAGTACCGGTACCGAAAAATCCTGGATTTTAGTTACTGCAGCCGATGATAGTTATTCTAACTATTTTAACAATGATGAAGGAAATTCTTTTTCATATTCTGGATTTTCAGAAGCAGATCAGACAAAATCGCTTGGAGAATTTGGATATTTACTTGAATTGGATGATATGGATCCAGAAAATCATTTTGAATCTGATGATGATGCTACAGAAATAATATTTACAAGAATTATTGATTCAAACAAAAATGTAAATTCTCAAACGTTTGATATTGGAAAAGACATGGTTTACGCATCAATAATTTATCCAAATCAGGTTTCGGCATTTAAATTATCAAAAGAACTAAAAGAAGGTTATGAAATTCCATTTTTAGGTGACAGATACCGTATTGTAAAAATTGATGAAAATGAGGGTATAATCTACCTTGGAACCCCTTCATACGATGGAACTATTGAACAGAACGAATACATAAGTTTGGGGGAGTATCAAGTAGTTTTGGGTGAAATTTTAGAAAGCGAAGATAAATATAGCGTTCAAATTTCAGTATTAAGAAATGGTAAAATAATTAAAGAACATACTGAGATTTTAAGTTCAGATAAATCATTTTCATTTATTGCTGGCGGTATTGGAGTTACAGTTCATGATGTATGGTTAAATAGTGCAGCAGATACTGGTTATGCAGATATCACGATATGTAAATCCATACTTGAATTAGAACTTGGGGAAGAATACATTGATGACTGGGAAGTAAGAACTGTTAACAATAACGGCGGAACTATTGACTTTTTAAAAACTTATGAAGACAGTGCAGTTGGAATTGCTCTTGTGTACACTGGAAGTGACGTTGAAAGAATAAAGGATGGGGACAAGCTTGAAATTGCAGATTACGTAAAGTTAGTATTTGACGATGAAGACGATCTTGATAAAATGATTGCCCAATATAAAGCTGAAAGAACAGTAACTACCGGATCTACTGGTGGAACCGTCATTACACAATCCGGAAAAGTTCCGGAAGTGATTCTCGATATTGAAATCGAACTTGATGAAGCGGATAAAAATTTAATCCTCATTGGTGGCCCTGTTGCAAACAAACTGACAGAAGAGTTGCAAAATGATGGAAAAATCAATATTGACAATGAAAGCCCGGCAACCGCAATATTGGTCGAAGGTGCTGCAAATGGAAACGACGTCCTTGTAGTTGCAGGAGGAGATAGATACAGTACAGAAAGTGCAGTACTATCCATCATAAATCTCATTTAA
- a CDS encoding helix-turn-helix domain-containing protein has product MAEKNHVGIKIKQTRERQNMSIEELAKASNSSVNLIESLENGDLVPSLTPLFKIARALGVRLGTFLDDAPQSGPVVTKSGSSESIVRFSGKIDGSKDSKLDFYALASEKQDRHMEPFIIDVYPIESEEYKLSSHEGEEFIYVMGGEIEVLYGKEKYLLKQGDSIYYDSIVPHDLHAFGKDVAKILAVIYSPF; this is encoded by the coding sequence ATGGCTGAAAAAAACCACGTCGGTATTAAAATTAAACAGACACGAGAAAGACAGAATATGTCCATCGAAGAACTTGCAAAAGCAAGTAACAGCAGTGTAAATCTTATCGAAAGCTTGGAAAATGGAGATTTAGTTCCGTCATTAACCCCTCTTTTTAAAATTGCAAGAGCCCTTGGCGTTAGACTCGGTACATTTTTAGACGATGCTCCTCAGAGCGGCCCTGTAGTAACCAAATCTGGAAGCTCAGAAAGTATTGTCAGATTTTCAGGAAAAATTGATGGAAGTAAAGACAGTAAATTGGATTTTTACGCACTTGCCAGTGAAAAACAGGACAGGCATATGGAACCATTCATAATAGACGTTTATCCAATTGAATCTGAAGAATATAAGCTCTCTTCACATGAAGGAGAAGAATTCATCTATGTAATGGGTGGAGAAATTGAAGTATTGTACGGAAAAGAAAAATACCTTCTTAAACAAGGAGACAGCATATACTACGATTCAATCGTTCCACATGACTTGCATGCATTTGGAAAAGATGTTGCAAAAATTCTTGCAGTAATATACTCACCATTTTAA
- a CDS encoding thioesterase family protein yields MFKTTVTPRFGDVDGLKHVNNIVPAIWFEQARNPLFEIFVPDFDLSYEKWNLIMVRTEFDFVGQMYLGMDVEIRSYISKIGNSSFTMYQEAWQNGKLAVKGKAVAVHYDFINQKSVPIPDSIKEKLKEHFIEGID; encoded by the coding sequence ATGTTTAAAACAACCGTAACCCCCCGATTTGGCGATGTTGATGGATTAAAACATGTAAACAACATCGTACCTGCAATTTGGTTTGAACAGGCCAGAAATCCATTATTCGAAATATTTGTACCAGACTTTGATTTAAGCTACGAAAAATGGAATTTGATAATGGTAAGAACGGAATTTGACTTCGTAGGCCAGATGTATCTTGGAATGGATGTTGAAATTAGATCATATATCTCAAAAATTGGAAACTCATCATTTACAATGTACCAGGAAGCATGGCAAAACGGCAAATTGGCAGTAAAAGGAAAAGCAGTTGCTGTTCACTATGATTTTATAAATCAAAAGTCAGTTCCAATACCGGATTCCATTAAAGAAAAGTTAAAAGAACACTTTATCGAAGGAATCGATTAA
- a CDS encoding AMP-binding protein translates to MLFTNDTIGALFEKQVRKDPEREFMVYPDRNLRLTYKEFDDRVNMLAKGLLEIGITKGDHVGIWAKNVPDWLTFMFATAKIGAVLVTVNTAYKSHELAYVLKQSDMKALAIIDGFRDTNYIDILYELVPELKTCQRGCLNSSEFPFLKSVIYVGQEKHRGMYNTNELMLLGKHNPDDELLRIKKELNCDDVINMQYTSGTTGFPKGVMLTHKNILNNGFYIGDRQKFTEEDRLCITVPLFHCFGIVLAVMAILTHGGTMVMVELFDPLLVLAAVQKEKCTALYGVPTMFIAEYSHPMFEMFDLSSLRTGIMAGSTPPIEVMKKVVKDMYMTGITSVYGLTEGSPGFTQTSIDDSLEKRVKTVGRKLPECEVKLVDPETGETLGPGEIGEICCKGYNVMKGYYKMPEKTKEVIDEDGWLHSGDLATVDEEGYYSIVGRIKEMIIRGGENIYPREIEEFLYTMPGINDAQVIGIPDEKYGEIVGAFVIPKEGYDIREEDVRDFALDKIARYKVPKHVFVVKEFPMTASGKIQKFKLTELAVELLKKENEIL, encoded by the coding sequence ATGCTTTTTACAAACGATACTATTGGAGCACTCTTTGAAAAGCAGGTTCGAAAAGACCCTGAAAGAGAATTCATGGTATATCCAGATAGAAATCTTAGATTAACATATAAAGAATTTGACGATAGAGTAAATATGCTCGCAAAAGGTCTTCTTGAAATTGGTATAACCAAAGGAGACCATGTTGGAATATGGGCTAAAAACGTTCCAGACTGGCTCACATTCATGTTTGCTACTGCAAAAATCGGAGCAGTTTTGGTTACCGTAAACACTGCATACAAAAGCCACGAACTTGCGTATGTCCTTAAACAGTCAGACATGAAAGCTCTTGCAATTATTGACGGATTTAGGGATACAAATTATATCGATATTTTGTATGAACTCGTTCCAGAATTAAAAACATGCCAGAGAGGCTGTTTAAACAGTTCGGAGTTTCCATTCCTAAAAAGCGTAATTTACGTTGGACAGGAAAAACACCGTGGAATGTACAACACGAACGAATTAATGCTTCTTGGAAAACACAACCCTGATGACGAACTCTTAAGGATTAAAAAAGAGTTAAATTGTGATGATGTAATCAACATGCAGTACACTTCAGGAACTACAGGCTTTCCAAAAGGAGTTATGTTAACACATAAAAACATCTTGAATAACGGGTTTTACATTGGCGATAGGCAGAAATTTACTGAAGAAGACCGTTTATGTATCACTGTACCGCTTTTCCATTGTTTTGGTATTGTTCTTGCGGTTATGGCAATTTTAACCCACGGGGGAACAATGGTAATGGTGGAGCTTTTTGACCCGCTTTTGGTTCTTGCAGCAGTTCAAAAAGAAAAGTGTACTGCCCTTTATGGGGTACCAACCATGTTTATTGCAGAATACAGCCACCCGATGTTTGAAATGTTTGATCTTTCAAGTCTTCGTACTGGAATTATGGCAGGATCCACACCACCAATAGAAGTCATGAAAAAAGTGGTTAAAGACATGTATATGACTGGAATAACGAGTGTATACGGTCTAACAGAAGGATCCCCAGGATTTACCCAAACCAGTATTGATGACTCGTTAGAAAAAAGAGTAAAAACTGTTGGAAGGAAATTACCCGAATGTGAAGTAAAACTTGTAGACCCTGAAACTGGCGAAACATTAGGCCCTGGAGAAATTGGGGAAATATGCTGTAAAGGCTACAATGTCATGAAAGGATACTATAAAATGCCTGAAAAGACTAAAGAAGTAATCGATGAAGATGGCTGGCTCCACAGTGGTGATTTAGCTACGGTAGATGAAGAAGGATACTATTCAATTGTGGGCCGTATCAAAGAAATGATTATACGTGGTGGGGAAAATATCTACCCGCGAGAAATTGAAGAATTTTTATACACCATGCCCGGAATTAATGATGCACAAGTAATTGGAATTCCTGATGAAAAATACGGAGAAATTGTTGGTGCATTTGTAATCCCTAAAGAAGGTTATGACATTAGAGAAGAAGACGTTAGAGACTTTGCACTTGATAAAATTGCAAGGTATAAAGTTCCAAAACATGTATTTGTAGTAAAAGAATTCCCTATGACTGCAAGCGGAAAAATACAGAAGTTTAAATTAACTGAACTTGCAGTTGAACTCTTAAAAAAAGAGAATGAAATATTATAA
- the mfnD gene encoding tyramine--L-glutamate ligase, which produces MNGKKIFLFEFTVGTGLVPDELLAEGKLMFDILLNQFLDENYTVKTVICEKIVKKYPEYAKIENLEVTVSDNYINSVKGCLKDSNFALVIAPEEDMILYDLTELIEESGCLNLGCEKLGVKIAGDKFLTYEAIKNVVNTPKTFPLKRYVVKNRLGCDSTHDMFDENYIVQEFIEGEPYSIIFIAKNKKFYPLCMNKQYIEERYCGGEINIDHPLKEKAILECKKTLEQIDGINGYVGVDFMIDREEISILEVNPRITTSICGIKSKPSVGKLLIDNVLKKEINFEVEPGLKFKRNESGFEFL; this is translated from the coding sequence TTGAATGGCAAAAAAATATTTCTTTTTGAATTTACGGTTGGGACAGGACTCGTTCCCGATGAACTCCTTGCTGAAGGAAAATTAATGTTTGATATATTGCTAAATCAATTTTTAGATGAAAATTATACTGTTAAAACCGTAATTTGTGAAAAAATAGTTAAAAAATATCCAGAATATGCCAAAATAGAAAATTTAGAGGTAACAGTATCTGATAATTACATAAATTCAGTTAAAGGGTGTTTAAAGGATTCAAATTTTGCACTTGTAATTGCTCCTGAAGAAGATATGATATTATACGACTTAACCGAACTTATCGAAGAAAGCGGCTGTTTAAATTTAGGCTGTGAAAAATTGGGCGTAAAAATTGCAGGAGATAAATTTTTAACATATGAGGCGATTAAAAATGTCGTAAATACTCCAAAAACGTTTCCCCTAAAGAGATACGTTGTAAAAAACAGGCTCGGCTGTGACAGCACTCACGATATGTTTGATGAAAACTACATTGTTCAGGAGTTTATTGAAGGAGAACCTTATTCCATTATTTTTATTGCGAAAAATAAAAAATTCTATCCGCTCTGCATGAACAAACAGTATATTGAAGAAAGATACTGCGGTGGGGAAATAAATATTGACCATCCGTTAAAAGAAAAGGCAATTTTAGAATGTAAAAAAACTCTTGAACAAATCGATGGAATTAACGGTTACGTTGGAGTAGATTTCATGATTGATAGGGAAGAAATATCGATTTTAGAGGTAAATCCGAGAATTACAACTTCTATTTGTGGAATTAAATCAAAACCATCCGTTGGAAAGCTTTTGATCGATAATGTACTCAAAAAAGAGATAAATTTTGAAGTTGAACCTGGTTTAAAATTTAAAAGAAATGAGTCAGGATTTGAATTTTTATAA